From a region of the Bradyrhizobium diazoefficiens genome:
- a CDS encoding multidrug efflux RND transporter permease subunit: protein MTGGGISAPFIRYPIGTSLLMAGILFVGLVAYPLLPVAPLPQVDFPTIQITANLPGGSPETMASSVAQPLERQFAQIPGIAQMTSTSYLGTASVTIQFDLNRSIDGAANDVQAAINAASGQLPKNLPSPPTYRKVNPADSPILIMSATSDTLPLTTVSDSVDAQLAQQISQISGVAQVIIGGQQKPAIRIQIDPAKLVAKGLSLEDVRSQIAITTVDSPKGNIDGAKRAYTIYANDQLTHSKDWNDVIIAYRNGGPLRIRDIGQAVTGPEDAKQAAWANGKRGVFLVVFKQPGANVIETVDKIKAALPRLVAAIPPAIKIELMSDRTQTIRAAVEDVQFTLLLTIFLVVMVIFVFLRSFWATVIPTITVPLALLGACSLMWVAGYTLDNLSLMALTIAVGFVVDDAIVMLENISRYVEEGEAPMAAAYRGAKEIGFTIVSISISLVAVLIPLLLMGGIIGRLFREFAVVLAMTIFVSMIVSLTLTPMMASRFLRAHGEVKHGRVYQWSESAFDAMLRGYEHVLDIALSWKRITLLIFFATLALSVYLFVLIPKGFFPQQDNGLITATSEASQDISFSAMKERQEALARIVQADPGVASVAMAIGGSGRAGNNGNLFITLKPRNQRDASAQEIIARLRPQLDMVPGARLYMQAAQDVRLGGRPTRTQFEFTLQDANLDELNEWAPKILAKMRTLPQLRDVATDQQTQGTTVQLKINRDTASRYGIQPQLIDDTLYDAFGQRQVTQYFTQLNTYKVILEILPEIQGNLDSLNKLYLKSPLTGDQVPLSTFATWSTDPVRPLSISHQGQFPAITISFNLAQGIALGQATEAVQKAMSDLGAPPTLNSTFQGTAQAFQQSLGTVPLLILAALVVVYLILGILYESYIHPITILSTLPSAGVGALAILMAAGFDFSLIALIGIILLIGIVKKNGIMMVDFAIAAERDQHKTPEESIRQAALLRFRPIMMTTMAALLGGVPLMLGHGTGAEIRQPLGYAMVGGLIVSQALTLFTTPVVYLYLDKLNNWFSGWGRSGDDEGHEAPERGTVKEAAE from the coding sequence ATGACCGGGGGCGGGATCTCGGCACCTTTCATCCGTTATCCCATCGGCACGTCGCTGCTGATGGCCGGCATTCTCTTCGTCGGTCTCGTCGCCTATCCCCTGCTTCCGGTCGCACCGCTGCCGCAGGTGGACTTTCCAACCATCCAGATCACCGCCAACCTGCCCGGCGGCAGCCCTGAGACGATGGCCTCGTCGGTGGCCCAGCCGCTCGAGCGGCAATTCGCCCAGATCCCCGGCATCGCGCAGATGACGTCGACGAGCTATCTGGGCACCGCCTCGGTCACCATTCAGTTCGATCTCAACCGCAGCATCGATGGTGCCGCCAATGACGTGCAGGCGGCCATCAACGCGGCCTCCGGCCAGTTGCCGAAGAATCTGCCGTCGCCGCCGACCTATCGCAAGGTCAATCCGGCGGATTCGCCGATTCTCATCATGTCAGCTACGTCGGACACCCTGCCGCTGACGACCGTCAGCGATTCCGTCGATGCGCAACTGGCGCAGCAGATCAGCCAGATATCCGGCGTCGCGCAGGTCATCATCGGCGGCCAGCAGAAACCGGCAATCCGTATCCAGATCGATCCGGCCAAGCTCGTCGCCAAGGGCCTGTCGCTGGAAGATGTGCGCAGTCAGATCGCGATCACGACGGTCGACAGCCCCAAGGGCAACATTGACGGCGCCAAGCGCGCCTACACGATCTACGCCAACGATCAGCTCACCCACTCCAAGGACTGGAACGACGTCATCATCGCCTACCGCAACGGCGGGCCGCTGCGCATTCGCGACATCGGGCAGGCCGTCACCGGTCCGGAAGACGCCAAGCAGGCGGCCTGGGCGAACGGCAAACGCGGCGTCTTCCTGGTCGTGTTCAAGCAGCCTGGCGCCAACGTCATCGAGACCGTGGACAAGATCAAGGCGGCCCTGCCCCGCCTGGTGGCGGCGATCCCGCCGGCGATCAAGATCGAGCTGATGAGCGACCGAACCCAGACGATCCGGGCCGCGGTCGAGGACGTCCAGTTCACGCTGCTCCTGACCATCTTCCTGGTGGTCATGGTCATCTTCGTCTTCCTGCGCAGCTTCTGGGCGACGGTCATTCCCACGATCACCGTGCCTCTGGCGCTGCTCGGCGCCTGCTCGCTGATGTGGGTGGCCGGCTATACCCTCGACAACCTCTCGCTGATGGCGCTGACGATCGCGGTCGGCTTCGTGGTCGACGACGCCATCGTCATGCTCGAAAACATCTCCCGCTACGTCGAGGAAGGCGAAGCGCCGATGGCCGCCGCCTACAGGGGCGCGAAGGAAATCGGCTTCACCATCGTTTCCATCAGCATCTCACTGGTCGCCGTGCTCATCCCGCTGCTGCTGATGGGCGGCATCATCGGACGCCTGTTCCGCGAGTTCGCCGTCGTGCTGGCGATGACCATCTTCGTCTCGATGATCGTCTCGCTGACGCTGACCCCGATGATGGCATCGCGCTTCCTGCGCGCCCATGGCGAGGTCAAGCACGGCCGCGTCTACCAGTGGAGCGAAAGCGCCTTCGACGCGATGCTGCGCGGCTATGAGCACGTCCTCGACATCGCTCTGAGCTGGAAGCGCATCACGCTCCTCATCTTCTTTGCGACCCTCGCCCTGTCGGTCTATCTCTTCGTGCTGATCCCCAAAGGCTTCTTCCCGCAGCAAGACAATGGCCTGATCACTGCGACCTCCGAAGCCTCGCAGGACATTTCCTTCTCGGCCATGAAGGAGCGGCAGGAGGCACTTGCCAGGATCGTGCAGGCGGACCCCGGCGTCGCCAGCGTCGCCATGGCGATCGGCGGCAGCGGCAGGGCCGGCAACAACGGCAACCTGTTCATCACGTTGAAACCGCGCAATCAGCGCGACGCTTCCGCGCAGGAGATCATCGCGCGCCTCCGTCCCCAGCTCGACATGGTGCCGGGCGCGCGCCTCTACATGCAAGCGGCCCAGGACGTCCGGCTCGGCGGCCGGCCGACGCGCACGCAGTTCGAGTTCACGCTGCAGGATGCCAACCTGGACGAGCTCAACGAATGGGCGCCAAAAATCCTCGCCAAGATGCGGACGCTGCCGCAACTGCGCGACGTCGCGACCGACCAGCAGACGCAGGGCACGACCGTCCAGCTCAAGATCAACCGCGATACCGCCTCGCGCTATGGCATCCAGCCGCAGCTGATCGACGACACGCTGTATGACGCCTTCGGACAGCGTCAGGTCACGCAGTATTTCACCCAGCTCAACACCTACAAGGTGATCCTCGAGATCCTGCCGGAGATACAGGGCAATCTCGATAGCCTGAACAAGCTTTATCTCAAATCGCCGCTGACCGGCGACCAGGTGCCGCTGTCGACGTTCGCGACCTGGAGCACCGATCCGGTCCGCCCGCTCTCGATCAGCCATCAGGGCCAGTTCCCGGCGATCACGATCAGCTTCAACCTCGCCCAAGGCATTGCGCTCGGCCAGGCCACCGAGGCCGTGCAGAAGGCGATGTCCGATCTCGGCGCGCCGCCGACGCTCAATTCGACCTTCCAGGGTACCGCGCAGGCGTTCCAGCAGTCGCTCGGCACTGTGCCGCTGCTGATCCTCGCCGCACTCGTTGTGGTCTATCTGATCCTGGGCATCCTCTATGAGAGCTACATCCATCCGATCACGATTCTGTCGACGCTGCCCTCGGCCGGCGTCGGCGCGCTCGCGATCCTGATGGCGGCCGGCTTCGACTTCAGCCTCATTGCGTTGATCGGAATCATTCTCCTGATCGGCATCGTGAAGAAGAACGGCATCATGATGGTCGACTTTGCAATTGCCGCCGAACGCGACCAGCACAAGACGCCGGAGGAATCGATCCGCCAGGCTGCGCTGCTGCGCTTCCGCCCCATCATGATGACGACGATGGCCGCGCTGCTCGGCGGCGTGCCGCTGATGCTCGGTCACGGCACCGGCGCGGAAATCCGCCAGCCGCTCGGCTACGCCATGGTCGGCGGCCTGATCGTCAGCCAGGCGCTGACGCTGTTCACCACGCCCGTCGTCTACCTCTACCTCGACAAGCTCAACAACTGGTTCTCGGGCTGGGGCCGGTCGGGCGACGACGAAGGCCATGAGGCGCCCGAGCGCGGCACCGTCAAGGAAGCTGCCGAGTAA
- a CDS encoding efflux RND transporter periplasmic adaptor subunit produces MKKSRPILWLLIIAAVASAGYYGWRKFGPEAGKAQTAQKGPPRPSAVPVSVAAVQTVDFPVYLTGLGTVQGFNTVQVRTRVDGQIDKLGFREGQIVQQGEVLVSIDPRPYQATLDQAKAKKAQDEASLANANLELQRAMKLGEFATAQRVDTQRSTVAQLTAQIAADDAAIANAQTQLDYTQVKAPITGVAGLRQVDIGNIVNASTQTGIVTISQVEPISVIFTAPEDQLPYISEGQKAGALKVIAFTTDGKKTLAEGKLAVINNQVDTTSGTIRLKAVFDNKDHTLWPGQSVSTRLLVRTLKDATVVPDDAVQHSTNGLYAYTVNRDNKAEVHKVKVSYAIDGQSVIEEGLSPGQQVIVGGQFKVQPGSLVSTAVASTDPAHNKVRQE; encoded by the coding sequence ATGAAAAAGTCCCGGCCGATCCTTTGGCTTTTGATCATCGCGGCCGTGGCATCCGCGGGTTACTATGGCTGGCGCAAATTCGGGCCCGAGGCCGGAAAAGCGCAGACGGCCCAGAAAGGTCCACCTCGTCCCTCCGCCGTCCCCGTGAGCGTTGCAGCGGTCCAGACGGTCGATTTCCCGGTCTACCTGACTGGTCTCGGCACGGTTCAGGGTTTCAACACCGTACAAGTCCGCACCCGCGTCGATGGCCAGATCGACAAGCTTGGCTTCCGCGAAGGCCAGATCGTCCAGCAGGGCGAGGTTCTGGTCTCGATCGATCCCCGCCCCTATCAAGCGACGCTCGACCAGGCCAAGGCCAAGAAAGCGCAGGACGAGGCTAGTCTGGCCAACGCCAATCTCGAACTTCAGCGCGCCATGAAGCTCGGCGAATTCGCAACCGCGCAGCGGGTCGACACCCAGCGCTCGACCGTCGCCCAACTCACCGCCCAGATCGCCGCCGACGACGCCGCAATCGCCAACGCCCAGACCCAGCTCGACTACACCCAGGTCAAGGCGCCGATCACCGGCGTCGCTGGCCTGCGCCAGGTCGACATCGGCAACATCGTCAACGCCTCGACGCAAACCGGCATCGTCACGATCTCGCAGGTCGAGCCGATCTCCGTGATCTTCACGGCGCCGGAAGACCAGCTTCCTTATATTAGCGAGGGCCAGAAGGCCGGCGCGCTCAAGGTGATCGCCTTCACCACCGATGGCAAGAAGACGCTGGCTGAGGGCAAGCTTGCGGTCATCAACAACCAGGTCGATACGACCAGCGGGACGATCCGGCTCAAGGCGGTGTTCGACAACAAAGACCATACGCTGTGGCCGGGACAATCGGTCTCGACGCGGCTTCTGGTACGGACGCTGAAAGACGCGACCGTGGTTCCGGATGACGCGGTCCAGCATTCCACCAACGGCCTCTACGCTTATACTGTCAATCGGGACAACAAGGCCGAGGTGCACAAGGTCAAGGTCAGCTATGCCATCGACGGACAGTCGGTCATCGAGGAAGGCCTAAGCCCAGGGCAGCAGGTGATTGTCGGCGGTCAGTTCAAGGTCCAGCCCGGAAGCCTCGTGTCGACGGCGGTTGCGAGCACTGACCCGGCCCATAACAAGGTGCGACAGGAATGA